DNA sequence from the Fimbriimonadaceae bacterium genome:
GACGATCTGACCGGAGGCGTTGGCTAAAGCCCCTCCGGAGTTGCCTTGGTTGATGGCTGCATCTGTCTGTATCGCATCCACGAGGAGGCTTGAGCCGTTGGTGCTGAGGGTACGGTTGAGGTTGCTGACAACTCCAACGCTCACGGTGTTGTCGTAGCCGAGCGGATTGCCGATCGCAATCACCCATTCCCCGACTTCGAGTCTGCTGTTATCGCCGAGTTGTGCCGGTGTCAGATTTGTCGCCTCTATTTTGAGGACGGCAACGTCGGATCGAGGATCGGTGCCGACGACCTTGGCCTGGAACGATCTGCCGTCACCGAGACGGACCCGAACGGCTTGTGCCCCTTCCACAACGTGGTTGTTCGTGACCACATATCCCTTCGAGCTGATAATCACACCGGAGCCGGTTGCGGCGCGCTCAAGGCGGCTGTCGTCGAAGGAGAAATAGGACGACATGTAGTTGTCGACTGAGACCACGGACGGAGCAAGCTTCTTGGCAGCGAGCCGGAAGTCGCCGGGGGTGGCAACGGCGCCTTCTGTGCTGACCGGGATGGCGCCATCGAAAGCGTCCCGCTTGCCATCAAGCGTGAGCGTTGGCGGCTTGTTATTCATGGCCCGGTCCAGTTGCACAGCCAAGAATGCTCCGGCAAACACCGCCGTCAGGACACCCACAAACCCTAAAATCCAACTCTTCTTCACAGCATTGTCCTCTTTCTTTTGGATACAGATTTGCTAACGTCTGGTGTTCCGAAGTGGTTCACGGGACCCAGGTGGAGCGCAGATAAAGAAATGACCTGTTGGACCAATCCGTCCAACAGGTCATATTTTGAGCGTGCACGTTTCTGCACTTTCAATCCAAAATCCAGAATCTTAAATCCAAAATCGTATCAGCCGTTGCGCTTTGCAAAGTCCGCCATGAACTCTGCCATCACTTGGCAACCTTCCAGTGGGAAGGCGTTGTAGATGCTGGCGCGGATCCCGCCGAGCGACCGGTGTCCCTTCAGGCCATTGAGCTTGACGGCATCGGC
Encoded proteins:
- a CDS encoding trypsin-like peptidase domain-containing protein; the encoded protein is MKKSWILGFVGVLTAVFAGAFLAVQLDRAMNNKPPTLTLDGKRDAFDGAIPVSTEGAVATPGDFRLAAKKLAPSVVSVDNYMSSYFSFDDSRLERAATGSGVIISSKGYVVTNNHVVEGAQAVRVRLGDGRSFQAKVVGTDPRSDVAVLKIEATNLTPAQLGDNSRLEVGEWVIAIGNPLGYDNTVSVGVVSNLNRTLSTNGSSLLVDAIQTDAAINQGNSGGALANASGQIVGINTAIISNTGGSIGLGFAIPINTVKRVADEIVTNGRVRYGEVGVRLFNQAGLLESDEFRSFINERIGSMPPKQSYGLAIRSVFRNSAATKAGIQPGDILLEMDGKKLVEPLDYVKGLFGKRIGDQVSLKYWSRGSTKTVTITLSE